The Gemmatimonadaceae bacterium genomic sequence TCGCCGGCCAAACGAGTCGAAGCACGACGAGCGCGAGCACGCAGAGAATCACGCCGGCCGCCGCCGACGCCGCGGCGCGTCCGCGCGCTTGCGTCGTCTCGCTCGGCCCGGCGCCCTTCAGGCGACGCGACAAATGAAGGAGCAGCTCTCGCCACGCGACGTAGCCGGGCTGGATCGCCAGCGCGTTCAGCGACCAGAAGCTGTTCTCGACGGCGCGGAGCAAGGGGCGGCCGCCGTACCAGGCCAAGGCGAAGAGCACGGCGAAGACGAGCAACGCCCCAGTTCCCGTCGTTCCGGGAGCGGCGGTCATTTTGCGGGCCCAGATCGTCGCGACGATGGGCGCGAGGCCGAGCAGAATGGCCGGCACGACGATCAGCAGCGCGAGAGCCGAGACCATCTTCGGCAGGCTGACTTCGGCGAGCAGGTTGCCGGCGATCGCGAGGAGCGAGCGACGCTCGGGACTCGACTCGTCGGTTTCGATGTCGCCGTCGCGCGGGTCGACGAGCGGCGGGCGACGGCCGAGGATCTTGACGCGCGCCGCGCTCGACATGCGGACGAGGGTCGCAAGATGCGTGCGTCGTGCCTCGGCGACTATCTTCCGCCATGCGAGCGGAACCGGCCGGCCCTGCCCCGCAGATTCTCGTCGCCGACGATCAAGCGGACGTGCTCGAAGCGCTGCGTCTGTTGCTCAAAGGCCACGGCTTCGACGTCCACACGGTGAGCTCGCCGAGCGCGGCGCTGGCCGCGCTCGAGCGTCGCGACTACGACGCGATGCTGCTCGACATGAACTACACGCGCGACACCACGTCGGGGAAAGAAGGACTCGACCTGCTGGCGTCGGTGCAAACGCTCGAGCCCAGCATGCCGGTCGTCGTCATGACGGCGTGGGGAAGCATCGACAACGCGGTCGAGGCGATGCGGCGGGGCGCCCGCGACTACGTCGAGAAGCCGTGGGACAACGCGCGCCTCGTCTCGATTCTCGGCGTGCAGGTCGACCTCGGGCGCGCGCTGCGCCGGGCGCAGCGGCTCGAGTCGGAGAACCGGCTGCTGCGGCGCGACCACTTGCCGCGGATGATCGCCGAGTCGCCGAAGATGAAGCCGATCGTGCAGCTGATGGAGCGCATCGGACCGTCGGACGCGAACGTGTTGATCACGGGCGAACACGGCACGGGCAAGGAGCTCGTGGCGCAATGGCTGCACTCGGCGTCGCCGCGAGCCGCGCGGTCGTTCATCGCGGTCAACATGGGCGGACTCTCGGAAGGCGTCTTCGAGAGCGAACTGTTCGGGCACGTGCGCGGCGCGTTCACCGACGCCAAGACCGATCGCGTCGGACGGTTCGAGCTCGCCGACGGCGGGACGATCTTCCTCGACGAGATCGGCACCGTGTCCCTCGGGCTCCAGTCAAAGCTGCTGCGCGTGCTCCAGACGGGCGACGTGGAGCGCGTCGGGTCCTCGAAGGCGCGGCACGTCGACGTACGGGTCGTGTCGGCGACGAACGCCAACCTCCAACAGGAGGTCGCCGAAGGGCGATTTCGCGAAGACCTGCTCTTCAGGCTCAACACGATCGAGATCAGCCTGCCGCCGCTGCGCGATCGCCGCGAAGACATCCCGGCGCTGGCCGCGCATTTTCTCCGCCGACACACGACACGCTACCACAAGACGCTCAGCGGCTTCGACGCCGGCGGAATGCAGGCGCTGCTCGCGCACTCGTGGCCCGGCAACATCCGCGAGCTCGACCACGCCGTCGAACGGGCCGTGCTGATGGCGGCCGGCGACCAGGTCCGCGCCTCCGACCTCGGGCTGCGTGCCGGCGCGTCGGGCGCCGCGCCGCGACTCGACGAGTTGCCGCTCGAGGACGTCGAGAAGATGCTCATTCAGAAAGCGCTATCGCGCTACGAGGGCAATGTGAGTCGCGCCGCGCAGGCGCTGGGTCTGTCGCGGAGCGCGCTCTACCGGCGCATCGCGTCGTATGGCCTCTAGCCGACGGACGCCGGCACCGGGCGGCGGAATCCAGGACGCGGGCACCCTCGCGCGGGGGGGAACTGATCAGCCGCCGCGCGAGCCGCATCACGAACGGCTCATCTTCCGGCTCGCCCTGCTCGCCGGATTCCCCGCCGTGCTCGTGTCGATGATTCTGCTTTGGCGCGGCGACTTCAGCCTGAGCGTGCGCTGGACGCTGAGCCTTCTCGTCGTCGGCGCGTGGCTCGGCTTCGCCGTGGCGCTGCGCGAGCGCGTCGTTCGCCCGCTTCAGACGCTCTCCAACATGTTGGCCGCGCTGCGCGAGGGAGACTATTCGATCCGCGCCCGCGGCGCCGACCGCGAGGACGCGCTCGGACTCGCGTTCATGGAATCGAACCTCCTCGGCGAGACGCTGCGCGCGCAGCGGCTGGGGGCGATGGAAGCGACGGCGCTCCTGCGCACGGTC encodes the following:
- a CDS encoding sigma-54 dependent transcriptional regulator; the protein is MRAEPAGPAPQILVADDQADVLEALRLLLKGHGFDVHTVSSPSAALAALERRDYDAMLLDMNYTRDTTSGKEGLDLLASVQTLEPSMPVVVMTAWGSIDNAVEAMRRGARDYVEKPWDNARLVSILGVQVDLGRALRRAQRLESENRLLRRDHLPRMIAESPKMKPIVQLMERIGPSDANVLITGEHGTGKELVAQWLHSASPRAARSFIAVNMGGLSEGVFESELFGHVRGAFTDAKTDRVGRFELADGGTIFLDEIGTVSLGLQSKLLRVLQTGDVERVGSSKARHVDVRVVSATNANLQQEVAEGRFREDLLFRLNTIEISLPPLRDRREDIPALAAHFLRRHTTRYHKTLSGFDAGGMQALLAHSWPGNIRELDHAVERAVLMAAGDQVRASDLGLRAGASGAAPRLDELPLEDVEKMLIQKALSRYEGNVSRAAQALGLSRSALYRRIASYGL